The sequence GTTCTTGGCTATTGGCTCATTATTTGGGGATATTATCCTATTTAAGATGGTCATTCTCACCTCGTTCCCATCCTCCTGGTCCAGTGAAAACTAAACATTGTGTTCAGTTTTGATCTGATGCAGAGATTCAGAAACCCCAATGGTGAGAAATGGAGAAGGCACTGagggcttcagttttcccatataGAAAATGAGACAGACATCTGCCAGCACAGGTATTTAGAGAAACCGGAAAACACAGGCTTCTGTAACAGATTGTGAAGATCCCAAGCCGAAATAGTGCCATTTCAGAACGTAGAAGGATCAGGTAGCTTGTGGATGTGTTTTTCTCGGATAGCCCCTCTAGGTCACAGAAGTGCATACATAAAGAGTGAGCATTTGTGTGGAGGCTGTGTTGCTGGTTTGGCCATTAGTAGACATCCTAAGCCCAAATTTAATCTCCCTTTTTCCTGTTAGTGATTAATTTTGTCTTATATGGTCAGATTGATCCAGCtacctctcacccccacccccaccccccgcttacTGGTACTGCAGCTTGGAACAGAGTTGAACGTACTAGGGACCTTATAAGTTTGGTAGCGATGTGGCAAGTAGCTGAGCAGTACCTTACTGTTGGGCAGAAGTTCTTACTTGTGCTTTTGGGTTTCTTGGATGGTAACTGCCGGTTCTTTTACTTCCATTCCTTGCTTTCTATTGGGGCCTGGCCAGATCACTCTTGCTTGGTATTAGGATGCTTCTTGGTCTCTCACTCAGAGCTGTCATCTGGGTAAAGACTTAAAATCCCTTTAGTACAGCTTAGAACATCCCTGGTTCTTTGCACATGTGCCTGCACAAGTGTTCTCGTAGACACTGGAGTCTGTTTTAAACGGggcttctttaaaagaaaagtataggAGTCTCCTGTGTAAGTACAAGCTCCCTGACAGGGCCTCCTGGGTGTTTGGAGTCAGTAGATTTGGTCGTGTACCTGCTTGTTTTCTTAACGCTTGTGCCTCCTGTTTCCAGATGTTTACCCCTCCCCTTAAGGTAAGCTAGGACTTGCTCAAAATAGATTTTCTGAAACAGGCTTTAAACTCCCCATATTCCCTTAGAGCAGCTTTTCTTGAAATGTTGGAGTTTCTGTACTTTTCCAGCCAAAGCCTACTTTCCAATCAAACTGCTTTGAGAGCTCTTTTCGTTGTCTGTTTCCCCCTAACCTCAAAGTGAGAtgcccctgctttctctttctgctcacCGTAGCTCCTGCAGCCTCTCCCTCGCTGCTCACAGTGCCGGACGCCCCCGGACAGTCTTGCCTGCTTGCTTGCACCCTCCCAGGCTTGCAGTCCGTGTATATGTGCTACTTCGTATGTGGTAACTTGAGAAAAATGCCAGTGTCATTCATAGAAGCCCGTCATTCGGAAAGTAACCTCTAACTtgcgttttctttcttttcttctgatgttCTCATTGCAGGAGTCTGGTTGGaagcaaatgtttttttaatggacttgCATCTCCTCACCTTGATCAGGACTAAAGGACGGAGGccactccacccctcccccttcctccaagCCCCTAACCCCCTTCAGACACCCAGGGAATACCCTCTGCCCTACAGGATTGAAGGTTGCCTGGCGGCCCTCCCAATCCCACACCTCCTGTTTGTCAGGGGAACGAACCTAAAGACTTCGTGTGGTTGGGAGGGGTGGCAGACAGGAAGAAAACATGTCCAGGCCCCTGGTCTCCATAGAGAATGGTGCTCTGTCCAAGGAAACGTAGGAGTTTCTGATTCTCCAGGAGTGGTTCAGTGGTGAGGCTGGCGGGAAGGCTCTCTTCCCAAAGAAGATGGATCCTCCCTGCAGGATCTAGGAGAGGGACTGGGTGCGCCAAAATACGCCCGGGGTCCTGCCCTCAGCACTAGGTTTGATGGGGCCAAGAGGGTCCAAACCCCTTGCTAACATACCACTTCTTTGTTTAACTCCTTTACCCTCCCAGCCCTTTGAGAGGGACCCTGAGAACAGAAATTCCCTTATGAAAAGCCTCTCCTGTTCTTGCGTTTCCCTCTTACATATTGACGGTTGGTTTCCCTGACCTCCCAGAGGGCCGAACCTTTCCGGCCCCCTGCCGCCCAGCCGCCTCAGTGGACCTGCCCCTCCTGAGCAGAGAAGGCCCCTGAGGTCGCTTTCTGCCGGGGAGCCGGCAGCGCCACTTACCACCCTCTGCTGCTTCGTGCTTGGTCGCCTCTTGCAATAACCAGCTGTACTAGGTGTTCCCTTTCCTGGGGCTTTTCCATTTCACACGTGGAGCCCCTCCCCCAAGAAGGCTGCTTCCTTGTTTTAGAGGAAGATACTGCCACTGGGAGATGGGGACATCGGACCTCAGCAACGAAGAACCCTTGTGAAGTACCAGGAGGAGTGGGAGAGGAGGCAAGCTGGGCAAGAGAGAGCCTACTTCCATAGGCTTTTCTGTTTTCAGGTTCGATGTGAGCAGGGGCTTACATCCTCCAGGTACATACCTTTACTTATCGTGGGATAACCTGGCACTAGTAGGCAGGTAAAGTCACAAATGTGGTGTCTTTCCACCTTTTGACTGTTGACTTAATAGCTCCCCTCGCTCTACGTGGAGGCACTTCCTGCCTCTAATGGGGAGCAAGGAAGAAGTGGAGCCTGACTTGAATGAGTTCAGCTCAGAGTTCTAAGGACCACCACTCTGGGGGCCGTTTTCTACACAGGCAAATGGAATTGCTTTTCCCATAACATCTAAGTTGTGATGTGGTTGCTGCTGAAGGAAGAAGCGGCAACGGGGTCCTGCGGTACCCATGGGGCGATGGGTGCTGTTTCTGCCTGCATTTACAGGGCATGTGACATCTGACACGAGAAGAGACGTGGCGTGTGAGATGAGACTTGGCATGTGAGACGTAGGGTCACTGGAGACCCTTCTGGCTCAGAGGGGAGAGACTGAGTGGGACTGAACCCTTCCTCTGTTCCCTGCACGTTTCTGACATAGCCCTCAATCAGTCAGTGAGGGGTCCCCCCAGGGTTGGAGAGGCACATTCCCTTGGGACAGAGGCTACAGGTTtgtagcttttttccccctgtcccccaaccccatccccacctccactTCAGAACACGGCCCCCCGCCCAACTGGCCAAGTGTTAAGTGATGTGCTTATCCTCAAGAGCAGCTCCgggtgtctttttaaaatgtagagaaaaCCAAGTAAGGTGacagtttaaggaaaaaaatatatagaataccAGAAAAGCCGTTTACCCggagaatttttttctccccacttttgttttgtttttactcaatgacacaaattttagttttatttcctgatagcaaaaggaaaaaaaaaaaaaaaaaaaacaacccagccCTCAAAAAAGCCAAGGCCCCGTCCCCCTGTTGTCGGTGAtttgtttgtctttctgataGGTTGAAAATTGTGTAATAAACTTGATGACGCTGTCAATCTTTTATActgcattgtatttttttccttttgtaacaaaatatttttaaataataaatggggTGTGAGCTGTTTTATGGATTCTGCATTGAATAGATTTGTTGAGGTGTCTGGGACGTGGGCATGGGCTGATGGAGAGTCTGTGGGATGGTAGCGGAACCCTGAGCCCTCGGCTGGAATCGCCTGGCGGGCACCCGGGCGCCTGTGGTGCACCGAGGAGGCCTCTAGTGCAAACCTTTGGAAGTGCCCCCCCTTGAGGCTTAGCCTTCTTCCTTAGCCATCTAACCTAGGGAAAGAAACATTCCAAGTCCTTTATCCTTTAAGATCCCTAAGATTCATGCTCAGAGTAAGGAGAATGTTCTGATGTTCTCACGCTCAGGAAGGGAAGATTCCTCTGCCCAGACTTAGGAAGTGTGCTCGCAGTGCCTGCTTCCACCATCTGTTTACCTGGCTGTTGACAGCAGCATAGCCTGTCTCCTCTGAGCTGAGAACAGCTATTCTGCCTTCCACACAGGGGTGTCTTAAGAATCAGAGATAACGTGAACGTGTTTTGGAAACTGGATTGCTGTCTAAACGTCGGGAAGTACACATTTGGAAAGTTCAGCCAAGTGTTGTGAGTCAGTTCCTTGGAATTCCAGAAAGCCAGGTGAGCAAGAGGAGAGTCACATGTATAAAAAGATGAACCAGAGATCAGGTGATAGTGAGTGAGTATTGGGACGAGCACAGGCAAGACTGGCATAAAAAAACACTTCCAGGGGGAGGGAAAGCCCCAGAAGCTCTATGACCAGAAGCAGCATGAGGGAAGTAAGTGTGCTTAGTCCAGGCCAGTAACGTGGTCCCCTGCGTCTCAGGTACATGCTGTGCTTGCTAAAAGTGCCTCTTCTCTGCCTGCATCCACTTCTACGTGAAATCTAGAAACCTACTTTTTATGCCCCAGATGACTTTTATGTAAAGTAAAGCGTGAGGACTGGTGGCTTAGAGAAGGAAACATCCTTCATCGGAGAGCTACCATGGTGGTACAGAAAGGGATGACCTTTGGGTTactctaggttcaaatcccaactcttaCTTTTTAAGCTAAATGCGCTCAGACACAAGTTGACTTCACATTCAAGTTGATTTTCTGCCTCCTAGGATCGCAGCATGGATTAAAATATACTCTGCCAGGCCCTGGATGGGACAGTAGTCTCCTACACATTGCTGTCAGGGTATAGAGCCAGAAACCTGAATCTGTGGGTCCAAAGTGCTTCCTGAACTGGGCCACAACTCAGCCTCTAGAGATGGCCACTGCAGTCACTTGACAAGTTCTAGCCATGAGTGTGAATATCTGCGCAGGTCTCTACCAGCACCTGTGACCACGGCCTGCTCCTTCACTCAGGTCCTCTCCACTGTACCACACTGACCCTGAAAGGCTAGCTGTCCTCATTCCTGTCCTCTGCTGCCTCGGTGTCTGTTGAATGATGTTCTTTCTACTCTGGTGTGACTGCACCCGCACAGGTGGCTCCAACAAGCACCAGGAAGATTGAACACGGGTGGAGCCATACACAGGAAGCAAGAGGCACGAAGCTCCCAGATAAGCATGAAAAAATGAGGGGACTTCCTGTTGTAGCCTATCCCCATTTTCAACCACTCCTTCTCATCCTCAAGCGGTACCTGTTGAAATAAGAGTTTGCTTGATCTAAACAGAGACTCCTCAGACAAGGTTTCTATTTCCAGCTGTTTAACCAGGTGTGTGAGGCTTGGCTGTTCCTCGTCGCTAAGCCTGCAAAGTGGGGGATTAGATTCACTTCTAAGGTCCGTTTTAAATTATAAGCCAACTCTAAACTTCAACAGTCTTTCATTCCTTTATCTGTGTTGCCAGGAGAGTGACCTTAACCACTGAACCTCTCGAAGAAACGGGGAGGCCATGGAAAAAGTTCCTGTCCAGTTTGATGCCAGCAACTTCTTCAAAGCACAGATAGAGAAAGCAGTGTGAGCAGCAGAAAAGTCAGGGGATTAGTGGGGTTTGTGACAAATATCAGGGAGGTTCCCACTGGATTTTTTGTGACTGTTTCTCGTGGTTGATTACACCTGTCTACTATAGCTTTTGGATAGACCCCAAAAGCAGCTAGGAGGCAAGGACACAGAAGAGGTAGGAAACGAGAAAAGTCTCAGTGCTTTGGACAGCGGTGACCTTCACAGGATGAAAATGAGCTCAATCCCAGGAAATAAGCAGAATTAAAAACCAGCATGAAAACACTTAAAGACCAATTCACTTTCTACTGGGAGCAAGAGTAGATATCAGAGGATTCATCTGATAGCAAAGAGCCATATGGCTCAAGGGTTTCTAAAGTGAATTCTGTCATGTGTCCTGggacttagaaaaataaacaaaaaaaaaagccactaccAAGTAAGATGAGAAACAGGTTTAAAGCTGGTCGCTTGGAGAAGGGAATGATGTACTCAGGACAATATTTCTCTTGCTTGGAGAAGGGAATGATGTACTAAGATAGGACAATATTTCCccagcttattaaaaaaaaaaaaaagggtttccTTTTacattaaattgaaattttaaactaGATGACAAAAATGCTGCCAAGTTTTGACTATACCTCTTCCAATTATTTATGCCTCACTCTGGAAAGCAGCTGACAGCTGTCTgtaagaggaaggagggaaaagacgCGGGGATGCGGGATTGGGGGCAGAGGCGAAGAATATAAAGCAGAGTCTTTTACAGGATGACAGGCCTGAAGAAGATACGGAAACTGCTGCCTTTAGGGATTAATCTAGGCTACCGCTGGGGGAAGAAAGTCATCGCTGCCTTTGCGTCCACGCTGGGTCGCCGAGCACAGCCTGAGAAAAACCTGCCGGGACAGTCGCTCCCTTCCCTTGTGGATGAAATTCTAGGGACAGGTGCCGTAAGAAAAAGGCTGCAACCCCCATGATGGAAAATACacgtttattataaaataatgtttgtttcatGATGAGAGTAGAAAAATAACACTATGAGCTACTAAAAAAGTTCCGGAGCTCAGTCTCTGAGGAATGAGGTGAGAGGCTTTTGCGTCACTCTAGGGGCAGATATCCTGAGGCTCTCTGTGCTCGGGTGACAGGGGTGGCACAGCACGTATGGGGAGTGTGGGGCTCCAGTCCTGCTGGAAGCCCAACGAGCCTCCTGGTCCACACAAGAGGCTCTGGCCACAAGGATCACAGAGGACTTGAGGGCAGCAGGGAACTGGTTCTGAGAAGGGCCAGCTTGGGACAGCCTTGCCCCTCCCTACACTGGTGTGTAGAACAGTCTCTCAGGCTGATGGTCCTGGTTTAGAAGATGATGCCCAGTGGCCTGATGCTCAGTTTGTTGCCCAAATATCTGTGTTGAGGAAAAGCTGCAACTTTCCCGGGACAACGTGACCCACCACTTCTCACTGGTGTGCCTAAAGACCAGAAGTATCTGTGGTCTCAGCCCCTGAGGACTGCTGGCTGAAATTTTTGCACTTCAAATCCTGTCCATACTgatggcagaaagaaagaaagaaagaaagaaaatgttaaaagaccAGTGAACAAAAGCGACTGGCCTGAACTGTTCTATATTCCAAGCCTCTTGGCCCCAAAGAACAAGGAGAATGTCTTCCCTGGGTAACGGTCTACCCTAAATAGGAAAAGCAATCTCACAGACACCTCTTTCCCCTTAGCAATCCTTTAGAGACCCGTCAGGCTTCAGAAGAACAATGAATCCCTCCCTAGGACGGGATGGGAACCCAACCCTCAGTTGACAGGAAATGGTCCCTCAGCAGCAGTACCTGGAGAAAGCAGTCAGGGTGAGCACCTCAAGCAGCAGCTCGGAACcacagaagaaaagcaagatGCTGTTCATAATGGCTTCCAGGCGGAGCACGTAGGTCTGTAGCAGCAGGTAATAGGAGGCCATCATGGCAGATGGGAAGGTCAAGGCCACACTAATACCAAGTGGCATCTTTCGTTGGCAGAGGTTTCCCTTGGTACCTGTCAGACACAGCCCATGGGGTCACCTCCAGTGGCCTGCTTTCCCTGGGCTCAGAGAAAAtggggggatgggatgggatgggatgcgatgggatgggatgggatgcgatgggatgggatgggatgcgATGGGATGGGATGCGATGGGATGGGATGCGATGGGATGGGATgcgatgggatgggatgggatggaccGGCAAGGCAGAGAAAACTGGTCCTGAATGGAGATGGGCAGGATTATAAGTGGGGTCCCTCTGTGCTCAAAATGAGAGGCTTTGGAGGAGCCATTAGGGTTGGAGTCATTCACTCCAAAGGTCCTGCTTCAGGTCTGGCTCCCACTCTGGGACAATGGGTTCTTTACttggggggaaatattttttttaattatataatcatTGAAAACTTTCCAACTAatacaaatacagaaactaattttagaaaatctaGAAACTAAAAAGATCCCATGATTCCTCACTGGAGATAGCCATTCTTATGGAACGATGTATATTGTTTCAGATTTTGTTATGTGTGTATACTTacatattactattattataaaaatggaatcatactctacatactgttttcaacttacatttttttttcccatttaacagGAGTTAGACAGCTTGCCACATGTAACTaccttattcttttcttaatCGCTATGAACGATTTCATTGAAGCAATTCCATAATTTAACTAATCCTGTACTGACAGATGTTTAggttgtttctcatttctttttttcttaagaatgtattattttaagtaatgtctacacccaacttggggcttgaactcacaagcccaaagtcaagagtcgcTCACTCCATGAccgacccagccaggcacccctctaatgtTTTCAGGTTACAAAACACATCGATATCTTTACATATCTGtggaagtgtttgtttttttcacccAGTTTTAGAAGTGTAATTGTTAGGTCCAAGAATACAATTTTACATGGCAAAACGATTAGCAAAATGCCTGCTGTAATTTACGTTCCCAAAGAGTGTGGGAATATAGAGACCTGGTCCTCACACCCAATCTAATGCTAGGTATTTGGAAATCCTTTTAATCTGCTGGATGAAACTGTTACCTTGTTGtttcaatttgctttttattaGTGAGTTTGGGCATTTTATCATGATTATTGATCCTCTTATTATTCTTATGGGAACTGCCTATTCGTGTCccttaacagtttttaaaattaggttgtcttttccttattgatttatgTGGACCTTCTTCATCCTTCATTACGTGTGTTGGAAgtattgtttcttctttgtgttttatgGGATGAGCTATTCTAACTAATAGGAGGTTTGCTCTAGACCTGAGGATAAACTTGTCCTACAGAAACCCCTGTTCAGAGAAGTGGAAGGGACCTGAGTGCTGACTCGGGTGACGTGCACTGCCTTGAACATGGAGTTCCTTCCAGGTAAATCTATTCTCCCAAGCAAACCAGGGAGAGGAACCAGGCTCTCTTGGCAGTTACGCAGTTCGGGAGGAACAATCTAACATCTCCTGCTACTGCCCACTCCTGCCCCTACAGAGCAACACACAAACAGATCTGACCCGAAACAGGAAGCCGCTTGAAACTTCAGAGAGGGCATAGTGAGACATCCCGCTAGATCCAATCTCTTACTGTGAGACTAGGTTATGTACTTGTTCTCGTTAATCAAGTTACAGGTAGCACTTCTTCTCAGAGGGAATGGAAGGATTCTCTGGCCAACACTCACCAAAAAGCAGTCGGATCACTTCAATTCCCAGGTAAAGGAGGAGCATCACCACATCCAGGACTAGGTTGGCTGTTGGGTATGGCAGGAGGAGAGCTGCCAACACAAAAGCCAGAGTTTGCAAACAACATACACCGGCGCCCACAAGAACACCCACACACCTGGGGATAATGAGGGCACGAGTCTTATCAGCTTTCCATGAACTAGTTCACGAGGTATGGGCAGGATCTGTTCACCTGCTGCAGGATATGTTAACTCCTAGTGCGACTGTTGGAGGCACGCGCATTATTAGCAGATTTTACTCCTAAGCCAAAGTCTGTGAGGACCCCATTCTCCAAAATGATCGGATCTACAAGGGTACACTGGCCGCTGAATAGATCCTGAGGGTCACCAATGAGCTTAACGTGCAGTTCTGAAAAGAGGCGATGAGGGAGAGTAAGGATGGAGAAGCCCACATTTCTCAAACTCAGGAGATTCTTGCTGCGGGGCTTCCTACTGAATCATTCATTCTCAAAGAAGCCATATGATGAAGAGCCTTCTACCTTGCAGCGAAGAGGAGCtacaggaaagaatgaaaaataagaaggcACTTGATGGGCGTTGGCTCTGGGCTGAAGTGGGGAAGGGATGTTGGGGCCAATGGTAGTCAAGCCCCAGGCCTTACCTTTATACAGAAATATGAAGAGTTCCAGCAGGAAGTAGGTGGCATAATACCACCCGTTGAGAAAGAACAGGATTTCCAGCGGGGTGGAGGACAGTCGTTTACCTGAAAAGCACAAAAAAGAGGTATGGGCGGGGGGCAGCTCAATCTCTGTTCAATCTCTGTTTTTCGAATGGTTCGGTATCTAACTTGAAGAACACACGAGGTCGCAGGAGTGGGAAAGGCCATTCGGGGCACTTCCGATTGATGATGATGaaggtgtgtgcgtgcgtgcgtgtgtgtgtagggggcTTCCTTCAATCCCCCCTTTCCCCGGGAATCGCCGTCCAACTCGACTCGGCTTCGGGGTGAAAGGCAAGGCCGCTCTAAGATCTAACCCCGTCACTATTTGGGAGAAGAAACTGGTGCGCAGAGGCCAGCAATGGCCTgttccaggtcacacagcaaatctGTAACCGATCCTGCCTAGAACAGGCCGAGCCCAGGATTGGGGGGTTTCTGAGATCTGCACCTCAAGACCTTCACGCACTCAGCGTGGGTGGGGCTCGAAACCCCACTCTGGACAGGTGAGGAGCGATGTCCCTAACACCCGAGAAGAAGAGCTGAGGTCGAGCtctggcaggggagagaggggcactGAAGGCATCAGGACCAGCGACTCACACACACCTCCGGAATCTCACCTCGCGGCGCCATCTTCAGTCCCCATGGAAACTGCGTACGCCGCTACAGCCGCTCCCAGAGCAGCGAGGCGCAGCCGGAAGCAGGAGATGGAGCGACCCCGGCTTTCTGGCCCCTCTGCTTATCCCTGGCACTCTATGGTTTCCAGGGCCGGGGCCCGACCGGGGGCAGGCTGCGCGTGCGCGGGGAGGACTGCCGGCGCAAAAGGCTTGCGCTGGGATTTCGGCTAGCtgaggcttggggggggggggggggtcagcggCTGCGCCCGAAGCCGTCGGCCGCAGGGCTCCGGGGCAGGGACAGTTCTcggcccccccagccccaggtgacAGTGCATTGGCAGAAGTGGTCAGTTGTGGCGGTGTGACCGCGGGATTGGTAAATAGGCCTTAGCCCCACGATTCTTTTTTCTAATAGCGGTCTTAATGAGAAACGGTTTGCGCGACGGTGCTGGGCAAACGCCTGGTTGGGTTTAGCACCGGTCTTTTGTGTGGCGGATTTACGAACCAGGTAGTTAGCGGACACCAAAGCGAATCAGAACTAGAGGCTCCTTCCAAGGAGCACGGATGAGACACACAGATGAAACGTAATCACCACGTGACCCCAGAACGTGCAGGGGGAGTTGAGAGGACAAAGTACTCCTGGGTGGGACCTGAAAGAAGTTTCCAAAGtgtccc is a genomic window of Acinonyx jubatus isolate Ajub_Pintada_27869175 chromosome D1, VMU_Ajub_asm_v1.0, whole genome shotgun sequence containing:
- the TMEM216 gene encoding transmembrane protein 216 isoform X2; the encoded protein is MLLLYLGIEVIRLLFGTKGNLCQRKMPLGISVALTFPSAMMASYYLLLQTYVLRLEAIMNSILLFFCGSELLLEVLTLTAFSSMDRI
- the TMEM216 gene encoding transmembrane protein 216 isoform X1: MAPRGKRLSSTPLEILFFLNGWYYATYFLLELFIFLYKALLLPYPTANLVLDVVMLLLYLGIEVIRLLFGTKGNLCQRKMPLGISVALTFPSAMMASYYLLLQTYVLRLEAIMNSILLFFCGSELLLEVLTLTAFSSMDRI